One genomic region from Haloarcula taiwanensis encodes:
- a CDS encoding cell division control protein Cdc6 has protein sequence MVDVNENPFDGTDAIFERKQPLKKDTFTPDTIFHRDEEIEFYINALQDVIVGHDPNNVFVYGPTGVGKTAVTKWVRDKLEEKAEAEDIPLTVVGPINCRNYRSAYALVNTLVNEFRDPENQLPESGYSTDSVFEFLYEEIEAVGGNVLIILDEIDNIPADARNDFLYELPRAEANENTPITDAKVGLIGISNDLKFVDVLEPKVKSTLGEREIKFGPYDATELRDILGYYANIAFREDVLGEDVVPLAAAFSAQERGDVRQGLRILEKAGEYARMEGADGVTEAHTRRATDTIETDELLDYFEHDLSSQQALTYLATTLALIEPKHEASTKRIYNLYSSIAESSGRRVKSERKIYEFLDQLSMQGLVRSAERNLGRKGGRKYIYEVTDDPTDIINAALQSSYSDAVPSNVNGILEHYLEDEATEFEAPDTTDDEQQNLWQFT, from the coding sequence ATGGTCGACGTGAACGAGAACCCGTTCGATGGGACTGATGCAATCTTCGAACGAAAGCAACCGCTGAAAAAAGACACGTTCACGCCGGATACGATATTTCACCGCGACGAGGAGATCGAGTTCTACATCAACGCGCTTCAGGATGTCATTGTCGGCCACGACCCCAACAACGTCTTCGTCTACGGCCCAACAGGAGTCGGAAAGACGGCGGTTACGAAGTGGGTACGGGACAAACTCGAGGAGAAGGCCGAGGCCGAGGACATCCCGCTCACCGTTGTCGGGCCGATAAACTGCCGGAACTACCGGTCAGCGTATGCACTGGTGAACACGCTCGTCAACGAGTTCCGGGATCCTGAGAACCAACTCCCGGAGAGCGGTTACAGCACTGACAGCGTCTTCGAATTTCTCTACGAAGAGATTGAAGCTGTTGGTGGGAACGTCCTCATCATTCTGGACGAGATTGACAACATCCCAGCGGACGCGCGGAACGATTTCCTCTACGAACTGCCACGGGCTGAAGCGAACGAGAACACGCCGATCACCGATGCGAAGGTCGGACTCATCGGTATCTCGAACGACCTCAAGTTCGTCGACGTGCTGGAACCCAAGGTAAAATCGACGCTGGGCGAGCGAGAGATCAAGTTTGGCCCGTACGACGCGACCGAACTTCGCGACATTCTGGGCTACTACGCCAACATCGCGTTCCGGGAAGACGTACTCGGCGAAGATGTCGTCCCGCTTGCGGCGGCCTTCTCGGCACAGGAACGGGGCGACGTTCGACAGGGGCTTCGAATTCTGGAAAAAGCCGGGGAGTATGCGCGGATGGAAGGCGCAGACGGTGTGACGGAAGCCCATACACGGCGGGCGACAGACACCATCGAGACTGACGAACTGCTGGATTACTTCGAGCACGACCTGAGTTCACAGCAGGCGCTAACGTATCTCGCGACGACGCTTGCACTTATCGAACCAAAACACGAAGCGTCGACGAAACGGATCTACAACCTCTACTCCTCTATCGCGGAGTCGAGCGGCCGCCGTGTGAAGTCTGAGCGGAAAATCTACGAGTTCCTTGACCAGCTTTCGATGCAGGGGCTGGTCCGCTCAGCCGAGCGCAACCTTGGTCGCAAGGGCGGGCGCAAGTACATCTACGAAGTCACCGACGACCCGACCGATATCATCAACGCCGCCCTCCAGTCATCCTACAGTGATGCCGTACCGAGTAACGTCAACGGAATTCTCGAACACTATCTGGAAGACGAGGCGACTGAATTC
- a CDS encoding MBL fold metallo-hydrolase: MDDLTVTFVDRGRVQADRNFVVDGHSVATASNRDPEHEYETYVVWNLVIETPELTVLWDTGSHPEAGAGYWPTPLYEAFAHVDAAEHTLPADLEDAGYSVDGIDAVVMSHLHLDHAGGLHNFAGTDVPIYVHRDELPFAYYSANTDEGSIAYLASDFDRELNWEVVHGDSHHLTDGVELLHLPGHTPGLMGAFIDRPEQPLLVVGDEAYVEANYAGQPMATSLLWNNGAWKESLERCRDRQRATGAEVLLGHDLAVFEDASGTMD, encoded by the coding sequence ATGGACGATCTCACAGTAACGTTCGTCGACCGGGGCCGCGTACAGGCTGACCGAAACTTTGTCGTCGATGGACACAGCGTTGCGACGGCCTCGAACCGCGACCCGGAACACGAGTACGAAACGTACGTCGTGTGGAACCTTGTCATCGAAACGCCCGAGTTGACCGTCCTCTGGGACACCGGCTCGCACCCGGAGGCTGGAGCCGGGTACTGGCCGACACCGCTGTATGAGGCGTTCGCGCACGTCGATGCCGCCGAGCACACTCTGCCAGCCGACCTAGAAGATGCAGGCTACAGCGTCGACGGCATCGACGCCGTCGTGATGAGCCACCTGCACCTGGACCACGCCGGCGGCCTGCACAACTTCGCGGGAACAGACGTGCCTATCTACGTCCACCGTGACGAACTCCCATTCGCGTACTACAGTGCTAACACCGACGAGGGTTCTATCGCCTACCTCGCCAGCGACTTCGACCGCGAGTTGAACTGGGAGGTCGTCCACGGCGACAGCCATCATCTCACCGACGGTGTCGAACTGCTGCACCTCCCCGGACACACGCCGGGACTCATGGGCGCGTTCATCGACCGGCCGGAACAGCCGCTGCTGGTCGTCGGCGACGAAGCGTACGTCGAGGCCAACTACGCCGGCCAGCCCATGGCGACGAGCCTCCTGTGGAACAACGGCGCGTGGAAGGAGAGCCTCGAACGGTGCCGCGACCGCCAGCGTGCCACAGGGGCCGAAGTGCTGCTCGGCCACGATCTCGCGGTGTTTGAGGACGCATCCGGGACGATGGACTGA
- a CDS encoding histidine kinase, with product MSLTELIAGVEDHQKTLTIFNAGPTVAEDLRERFADRNVQVQTEQTESGRPGEFITLSEDEEVIAAASLTSFTDSLEQGRQYITRDNSPYASILDHLDETMFTSWSIQRMTAASREIEDRAWRVGQGTLHAGFQTLSTLQGELDLYERLGETDVDVHAYAVPDVDPPEYSTFTLHLERSDEIADSWFVVFDGGGDPTQKCALLAEEREPREFYGFWTYDESTVDWIIDYLEETYGYLEQ from the coding sequence ATGTCGTTAACGGAACTCATCGCCGGCGTCGAAGACCACCAGAAGACGCTGACTATCTTCAACGCCGGGCCGACAGTGGCCGAAGACCTGCGCGAGCGCTTCGCGGACCGCAACGTTCAGGTTCAGACCGAGCAGACTGAGAGCGGGCGACCGGGCGAGTTTATTACCCTCAGCGAGGACGAGGAGGTCATCGCAGCTGCGAGTCTCACTTCGTTCACCGACTCGCTCGAACAAGGCCGTCAGTACATCACGCGGGACAACAGTCCGTACGCGTCGATTCTCGACCACCTCGACGAGACAATGTTCACCTCGTGGTCTATCCAGCGGATGACTGCCGCGTCCCGCGAAATTGAAGACCGCGCGTGGCGGGTGGGCCAGGGGACCCTCCACGCCGGCTTCCAGACGCTCTCGACCCTGCAGGGCGAACTCGACCTCTACGAGCGGCTGGGCGAGACCGATGTGGACGTTCATGCCTATGCCGTCCCTGACGTTGACCCGCCCGAGTACAGCACGTTTACGCTGCATCTGGAGCGGTCCGACGAAATCGCCGACTCGTGGTTCGTCGTGTTCGACGGCGGCGGTGACCCGACCCAGAAGTGCGCCCTGCTGGCCGAGGAGCGCGAACCACGCGAGTTCTACGGCTTCTGGACGTACGACGAGTCGACAGTCGACTGGATTATCGATTATCTGGAGGAGACGTACGGTTACCTCGAACAGTGA
- a CDS encoding 2-ketoglutarate ferredoxin oxidoreductase subunit alpha has product MTDNELIWRIAGGSGDGIDSTSQNFAKALMWSGLNVFTHRHYPSRIRGGHTYVEVRAKDEPVQSRGDGYNFLLALGDSFARNPQEEAYYGKEELKPLYENFDDLREGGVLLYDEGLLDDEDVDEIGLEEAAEENNWHVVPMDLRGIAKEHGREIMRNTAGIGATAAILDISTDEFEKLIKQNMSGDMQEANLNVLHDAYEAASELDVDHDIEVPEGSHDEEQVILSGSNAISYGAIDEGCRFISGYPMTPWTDVFTIMSQHLPEFGGISEQVEDEIAAAALALGASHAGVKAMSGSSGGGFALMSEPLGLAEMTETPIVLVEAMRAGPSTGMPTKPEQADLEHVLYTSQGDSARVVFAPANIRECYTQTRSAFRIAYEYQIPAIVIYDQKIQGELRNLPASHFDEEPNADPGSVLTEEEIQDAAHHSSGKFQRFLHEPEDGSNVSPRSVPGQKDGRFLATGNEHNPSGHISEDPENRVAQMNRRLNKLDDIRADLDENTSHQTYHGPDEADYGILVWGSQQGTVFEAVDRLNENGHSVKALGVSDMAPYPKEEVSEWLESVDEALVVEMNATAQFRGLTQKELGKYGDKMSSLLKYNGNPFEPAEIVDGFESSIDGEELAASNMKYLPAAGD; this is encoded by the coding sequence ATGACAGACAACGAACTAATCTGGCGAATCGCCGGTGGTTCCGGTGACGGAATCGACTCGACAAGCCAGAACTTCGCGAAGGCCTTGATGTGGTCGGGGCTGAACGTGTTCACACATCGTCATTACCCGTCGCGTATCCGCGGCGGCCACACGTACGTGGAAGTACGTGCGAAAGACGAACCGGTACAGTCCCGCGGGGACGGCTACAACTTCCTGCTGGCACTGGGTGACTCTTTCGCCCGCAACCCACAGGAAGAGGCCTACTACGGCAAAGAGGAGCTCAAACCACTGTACGAGAACTTCGACGACCTCCGAGAAGGGGGCGTGCTCCTCTACGACGAGGGACTGCTCGACGACGAGGATGTCGACGAGATCGGTCTCGAAGAGGCCGCCGAGGAGAACAACTGGCACGTCGTCCCGATGGATCTGCGCGGTATCGCCAAGGAACACGGCCGCGAGATCATGCGGAACACGGCCGGTATCGGCGCGACCGCGGCCATCCTCGACATCAGCACCGACGAGTTCGAGAAGCTCATCAAACAGAACATGAGCGGCGACATGCAGGAAGCGAACCTCAACGTCCTGCACGACGCCTACGAAGCCGCGAGTGAACTCGACGTCGACCACGACATCGAGGTCCCCGAGGGCTCTCACGACGAGGAGCAGGTCATCCTCTCGGGCTCGAACGCTATCTCTTACGGCGCAATCGACGAGGGTTGTCGCTTCATTTCGGGCTACCCCATGACGCCGTGGACCGACGTGTTCACCATCATGTCCCAACACCTGCCCGAGTTCGGCGGCATCTCCGAGCAGGTCGAGGACGAAATCGCGGCCGCCGCGCTCGCCCTCGGTGCGTCCCACGCCGGCGTGAAGGCCATGTCCGGGTCCTCCGGCGGTGGCTTCGCGCTGATGTCCGAGCCGCTCGGACTGGCGGAGATGACCGAGACGCCTATCGTGCTGGTCGAAGCGATGCGAGCCGGCCCCTCGACAGGGATGCCGACCAAGCCCGAGCAGGCGGACCTCGAACACGTCCTGTACACTTCACAGGGCGATTCGGCTCGCGTCGTGTTCGCACCGGCGAACATCCGCGAGTGTTACACCCAGACCCGCTCGGCGTTCCGCATTGCCTACGAGTACCAGATTCCGGCTATCGTCATCTACGACCAGAAGATACAGGGCGAACTCCGGAATCTCCCTGCCAGCCACTTCGACGAGGAGCCGAACGCCGACCCCGGGTCCGTCCTCACCGAGGAGGAGATTCAGGACGCCGCACACCACTCTTCCGGGAAGTTCCAGCGGTTCCTCCACGAACCCGAAGACGGTTCGAACGTCAGCCCGCGCTCCGTGCCGGGCCAGAAAGACGGCCGCTTCCTCGCGACAGGCAACGAGCACAACCCGTCGGGCCACATCAGCGAGGACCCCGAGAACCGCGTTGCCCAGATGAACCGTCGGCTCAACAAGCTCGACGACATCCGTGCTGATCTGGACGAAAACACGTCCCACCAGACCTACCACGGACCCGACGAGGCCGACTACGGCATCCTCGTGTGGGGCAGCCAGCAGGGGACCGTCTTCGAGGCTGTCGACCGGCTCAACGAGAACGGCCACTCCGTGAAGGCGCTCGGCGTCTCGGATATGGCTCCGTACCCGAAGGAGGAAGTCTCCGAGTGGCTCGAATCGGTCGACGAGGCGCTCGTCGTCGAGATGAACGCCACGGCCCAGTTCCGCGGCCTGACCCAGAAGGAACTCGGCAAGTACGGCGACAAGATGTCGAGCTTGCTCAAGTACAACGGCAACCCCTTCGAGCCCGCCGAAATCGTCGACGGGTTCGAGTCCAGCATCGACGGCGAGGAACTCGCCGCGAGCAACATGAAGTACCTACCCGCGGCAGGTGACTAA
- a CDS encoding 2-ketoglutarate ferredoxin oxidoreductase subunit beta has translation MSAFSAINEEREIERDEFTPGIEPQATWCPGCGDFGVLKALKQAMPEVGKNPDEVALFTGIGCSGKLNSYFNSYGFHTIHGRSLPVARAAKLANPNLEVIAAGGDGDGYGIGGNHTIHTARENHDMTYIVFNNEIFGLTKGQTSPTSPKGHKSKTQPHGSAKSPIRPLSQQLNAGATYIARTAAVNPNQAKEIIAEAIEHDGFAHIDFLTQCPTWNKDAKHYVPYTDVQQSDEFDFDVSDRAEAAEMMRKTEERLYEGEVLTGRMYVDDSRPSYGEEKRQIGEMPEEPLAERYFDEDAEWERTYDNLLEHHK, from the coding sequence ATGAGTGCATTCTCAGCAATCAACGAAGAACGCGAAATCGAGCGCGACGAGTTTACACCCGGCATCGAACCGCAGGCGACCTGGTGTCCGGGCTGTGGCGACTTCGGCGTCCTCAAGGCGCTCAAGCAGGCCATGCCGGAAGTCGGCAAGAATCCCGACGAGGTCGCGCTGTTTACCGGCATCGGCTGTTCGGGCAAGCTCAACAGCTACTTCAACAGCTACGGGTTCCACACCATCCACGGCCGCTCGCTGCCCGTCGCCCGGGCCGCGAAGCTCGCCAACCCCAACCTCGAAGTCATCGCGGCCGGCGGGGACGGCGACGGCTACGGTATCGGCGGGAACCACACCATCCACACGGCCCGTGAAAACCACGATATGACCTATATCGTGTTCAACAACGAGATTTTCGGGCTGACCAAGGGCCAGACATCGCCGACATCGCCGAAGGGCCACAAGTCCAAGACACAGCCCCACGGGTCGGCGAAGTCGCCGATTCGCCCCCTGTCCCAGCAGCTCAACGCCGGCGCGACCTACATCGCCCGGACTGCCGCCGTGAACCCGAACCAGGCCAAGGAAATCATCGCCGAGGCCATCGAACACGACGGCTTCGCGCACATCGACTTCCTGACCCAGTGTCCGACCTGGAACAAGGACGCGAAACACTACGTCCCGTACACGGACGTGCAGCAGTCCGATGAGTTCGACTTCGACGTCTCGGACCGCGCGGAAGCCGCGGAGATGATGCGAAAGACCGAGGAACGCCTCTACGAGGGTGAAGTGCTGACCGGACGGATGTACGTCGATGACAGTCGCCCATCCTACGGCGAGGAGAAGCGCCAGATCGGCGAGATGCCCGAGGAACCGCTCGCAGAGCGGTACTTCGACGAGGACGCGGAGTGGGAGCGGACCTACGACAACCTCCTCGAACACCACAAATAG
- a CDS encoding AsnC family transcriptional regulator codes for MSAESTERRILSVLEEDAQASYAEIAERADVSKPTVRKYIQKLEEEGVIVGYSADVDPKKLAGQSIALVGIDIASDCYVEATRNLKEIPEMEELYTSSGDHMLMAEVRAMDGDSLADVIEDKILALDGVTAAHPSFLQERLK; via the coding sequence ATGAGTGCCGAGTCTACGGAGCGTCGAATCCTGTCGGTCCTCGAAGAGGACGCACAGGCCTCGTACGCAGAAATCGCGGAGCGAGCCGACGTATCGAAACCGACAGTCCGGAAATACATCCAGAAGCTCGAAGAGGAGGGCGTCATCGTCGGGTACTCCGCCGATGTTGACCCGAAGAAGCTAGCAGGCCAGTCGATTGCCCTGGTCGGCATCGATATCGCGAGCGATTGCTACGTTGAGGCTACGCGGAACCTCAAAGAGATTCCGGAGATGGAAGAACTGTACACGTCAAGCGGTGACCACATGCTGATGGCGGAGGTCCGAGCGATGGACGGCGACTCGCTGGCGGATGTCATCGAAGACAAGATTCTCGCCCTCGACGGCGTTACCGCCGCACATCCGTCGTTTCTCCAGGAACGGCTGAAGTAA
- a CDS encoding DHH family phosphoesterase gives MPSRLVLGLGPTAADILDAISGDRGDLAVVTQDEHRAETLRADGIDVHEADQADPSVLAGLDIQPESVIVASEDPEQNVSAAMTARDRFPDAFLLAYAGHGATVDQRDRLDSVADRLVTPETVITDYVTQSVGDEGTRARQLHQVLRDIDDHLAVVTHDNPDPDAIASAVALGALAERADCEVTICYYGEISHQENRAFVNLLEFDLRNLDAESPDELEAFDGFALVDHSRAGVNDQLPPETPIDIVIDHHPPRVPVEARFVDLRSGVGATSTLLVDYLQRFNVDIPTPIATGLLFGIQVDTKDFRREVAAADFEAAAHLVTNADMATLQRIEDPSVSPETLSVIGRAISNREQEGSVLLTGVGEISDRDALAQAADRLLDLEGVHATMVYGVVDGTIYASARARGADIDLGEALRDAFGQIGSAGGHADMAGAQIDLGMITVDDREESLAEIVRSIVSDRFLDAIQSRSHRLLGRVYARADYDVAAFTESTALRQDSEDTPATAEDASGEAGDESTTDWNSDVMFLENGDEGGNDETEQAADAAEPTDDESEQGADSPETLIEPDDNDRS, from the coding sequence ATGCCTTCTCGGCTGGTGCTCGGCCTCGGGCCAACGGCCGCGGACATTCTCGACGCGATTAGCGGCGACCGCGGTGATCTGGCAGTCGTGACACAGGACGAGCACCGTGCTGAAACGCTTCGAGCGGATGGAATCGATGTCCACGAAGCCGACCAGGCCGATCCGTCTGTTCTCGCCGGTCTCGACATCCAGCCCGAAAGCGTCATCGTCGCCAGCGAGGACCCAGAACAGAACGTCAGCGCGGCGATGACCGCGCGTGACCGCTTTCCGGACGCGTTCCTCCTCGCCTACGCCGGGCACGGCGCGACAGTCGACCAGCGCGACCGACTCGACAGCGTGGCGGACCGGCTGGTCACGCCGGAGACAGTCATCACCGACTACGTCACCCAATCCGTCGGCGACGAAGGAACGCGAGCCAGACAGCTCCATCAGGTGCTCCGGGACATCGACGACCATCTCGCCGTCGTCACGCACGACAATCCCGACCCTGACGCGATTGCTAGCGCTGTCGCCCTCGGCGCGCTTGCTGAACGGGCCGACTGCGAGGTGACAATCTGTTACTACGGGGAGATTTCGCATCAGGAAAACCGGGCGTTCGTTAACCTCCTCGAATTCGACCTCCGGAACCTCGATGCTGAGTCGCCGGACGAGCTGGAAGCGTTCGACGGCTTCGCCCTCGTCGATCACTCCAGAGCCGGTGTCAACGACCAGCTCCCGCCGGAGACACCTATCGACATCGTCATCGATCACCACCCGCCGCGTGTCCCAGTCGAAGCCCGCTTCGTTGACCTCCGCAGCGGCGTCGGGGCGACGAGCACCCTGCTGGTCGACTATCTCCAGCGGTTCAACGTCGACATTCCGACACCTATCGCAACGGGCCTGCTATTCGGCATTCAGGTCGACACGAAGGACTTTCGTCGGGAAGTCGCTGCCGCGGACTTCGAGGCCGCCGCGCATCTCGTGACAAACGCTGACATGGCGACGCTCCAGCGTATCGAAGACCCGAGTGTGAGTCCGGAGACGCTGTCAGTCATCGGCCGCGCGATTTCGAACCGCGAACAGGAGGGGTCAGTGCTCCTGACCGGCGTCGGCGAGATCAGTGACCGTGACGCGCTCGCACAGGCGGCCGACAGGCTACTTGATCTGGAAGGCGTCCATGCGACAATGGTGTACGGCGTCGTCGACGGGACGATTTACGCGTCCGCTCGGGCACGCGGCGCGGATATCGACCTCGGCGAGGCGCTCCGGGACGCCTTCGGGCAGATCGGGTCCGCAGGCGGTCACGCCGATATGGCGGGCGCACAGATCGACCTCGGGATGATTACCGTCGACGACCGCGAAGAGTCGCTGGCGGAAATCGTCCGATCGATTGTCTCCGACCGGTTTCTCGACGCCATCCAGTCGCGGTCCCACCGGCTGCTCGGCCGTGTCTATGCCCGCGCCGACTATGACGTGGCCGCGTTCACGGAGTCGACGGCGCTCAGACAGGACAGCGAAGATACCCCCGCGACGGCTGAAGACGCATCTGGGGAGGCCGGCGACGAGAGCACAACGGACTGGAACTCCGATGTGATGTTTCTCGAAAACGGTGACGAAGGCGGCAATGACGAGACAGAACAGGCAGCCGACGCGGCTGAACCGACAGACGACGAGTCAGAGCAGGGGGCGGACAGCCCGGAGACACTCATCGAACCAGATGACAACGACCGGTCGTAG
- a CDS encoding methylmalonyl-CoA mutase yields the protein MFDESDLQRIRERKDEWEAETLDPVLDAYGERKEQFATVSNLDVDRLYTPLDVDDIDYEDDIGFPGEEPFTRGVYPTMYRGRQWTMRQFAGFGTADETNERFHYLIDEGQTGLSTAFDMPTLMGIDSDDVMADGEVGKEGVAVDTLADMERLFDGIDLGEVSTSFTINPSAPVIYAMYIALADQQGVPREEIRGTLQNDMFKEFIAQKEWVIPPEPSLKLVTDTIEFASQETPKFKPISVSGYHIREAGSTAVQELAFTLADGFAYVEDCLSRGMDVDEFAPQLSFFFNSHNSIFEEIAKFRAARRIYARVMDDWYGAEADASKQLKFHTQTAGQSLTAQQPLNNIVRVTIQALAGVLGGTQSLHTNSFDEALALPSEQAVRVALRTQQIIAEESGAADIVDPMGGSFAIESLTDEVEEKAMAYINHIRDELGDGSVRDGVIQGIQDGYFQREIQDAAYEYQQRVENEDEVMVGVNKYTVEEDTEPEILTVDEDVQERQRDKLATVKADRDDAAVEAALDELQQVITDGGNVMPVIIDAVKAYATMGEIMAVFEAEYGSYQETASIA from the coding sequence ATGTTCGACGAGTCGGACCTCCAGCGCATCCGCGAGCGGAAAGACGAGTGGGAAGCCGAGACACTGGACCCCGTACTGGACGCCTACGGCGAGCGCAAAGAGCAGTTCGCAACGGTCTCAAACCTCGATGTAGACCGGCTGTACACGCCACTCGACGTGGATGACATCGATTATGAGGACGACATCGGCTTCCCCGGTGAGGAGCCGTTCACACGCGGCGTCTATCCAACGATGTACCGCGGCCGGCAGTGGACCATGCGACAGTTCGCGGGCTTCGGGACCGCTGACGAGACCAACGAGCGCTTTCACTACCTCATCGATGAAGGCCAGACCGGGCTGTCGACGGCCTTTGACATGCCGACGCTGATGGGGATCGACTCCGACGACGTGATGGCCGATGGCGAGGTGGGCAAGGAAGGCGTCGCCGTCGACACGCTGGCGGATATGGAGCGGCTGTTCGACGGCATCGACCTCGGTGAGGTGTCGACCTCATTCACGATCAACCCTAGCGCTCCCGTTATCTATGCGATGTACATCGCGCTGGCCGACCAGCAGGGCGTCCCGCGTGAGGAGATCCGTGGGACGCTCCAGAACGATATGTTCAAAGAGTTTATCGCTCAGAAAGAGTGGGTTATCCCACCGGAGCCGTCGCTGAAACTCGTTACCGACACCATCGAGTTCGCCAGTCAGGAGACCCCGAAGTTCAAGCCCATCTCGGTGTCGGGATATCACATCCGCGAGGCGGGTTCGACGGCGGTACAGGAACTCGCGTTCACGCTCGCGGACGGCTTCGCCTACGTCGAGGACTGCCTGAGCCGGGGTATGGACGTCGACGAGTTCGCCCCACAACTCTCCTTCTTCTTCAACTCACACAACTCCATCTTCGAGGAGATAGCGAAGTTCCGCGCGGCCCGGCGCATCTACGCCCGCGTGATGGACGACTGGTACGGCGCAGAGGCCGACGCCAGCAAGCAACTGAAGTTCCACACTCAGACCGCCGGTCAGTCACTGACCGCTCAGCAACCGCTGAACAATATCGTCCGTGTGACGATTCAGGCCCTCGCAGGTGTACTGGGCGGCACTCAGAGCCTGCACACCAACAGCTTCGACGAGGCCCTGGCCCTCCCGTCCGAGCAGGCCGTTCGAGTCGCCCTCCGGACACAACAGATCATCGCGGAGGAGTCGGGGGCCGCCGACATCGTCGACCCGATGGGCGGCAGTTTCGCCATCGAGTCGCTGACCGACGAGGTCGAAGAGAAGGCGATGGCCTACATCAATCACATCAGGGACGAACTCGGCGACGGATCGGTCCGCGACGGCGTTATTCAGGGGATTCAGGACGGCTACTTCCAGCGTGAGATTCAGGACGCCGCCTACGAGTACCAGCAGCGCGTCGAGAACGAGGACGAGGTCATGGTCGGCGTCAACAAGTACACGGTCGAGGAAGACACCGAACCCGAGATTCTCACCGTCGACGAGGACGTACAGGAACGCCAGCGGGACAAGCTCGCGACGGTCAAGGCAGACCGCGACGACGCGGCCGTGGAAGCAGCGCTCGACGAACTGCAGCAGGTAATCACTGACGGCGGGAACGTCATGCCAGTCATCATCGACGCGGTGAAAGCCTACGCGACGATGGGCGAGATTATGGCCGTCTTCGAGGCAGAGTACGGGAGCTATCAGGAGACAGCAAGCATTGCCTGA
- a CDS encoding cox cluster protein has protein sequence MSEVEARSGRQIVLRLYVAIVVLAGVMGFVLGSIRPEDLEPELFGVIALPPTPFGVAIYGFVTIGIVLGVLLGLVIYVSERIDDAAGS, from the coding sequence ATGAGCGAAGTTGAGGCCAGGTCTGGACGACAGATCGTCCTTCGCCTGTACGTTGCTATCGTTGTTCTTGCCGGAGTGATGGGGTTCGTTCTCGGCAGCATCCGGCCGGAGGACCTCGAACCGGAACTGTTCGGTGTGATCGCACTGCCGCCGACGCCGTTTGGCGTCGCTATCTACGGATTCGTCACCATCGGTATCGTACTTGGCGTGTTGCTCGGTCTCGTCATATACGTCTCTGAGCGAATCGACGACGCGGCCGGGTCCTGA